The window GGGTACGTCGCGAAGCTCGGCTTGCCCTGTTCGCCGTCGGACACGACCGGCGAGCCGGTCTCTTCGAACCGCCTGAGCGTGTCGGCCAGCGCCCGGCTCTCCAGCTCGGCGAGCGCGGCGGCCTCGATCCGTCCGGCGGCGAACGCGCCGAGCCCCTCGATCAGGTAGTCCGGGCGCGGGATGCTGCCGATCGGTTCGGTGGGCAGGGTCATGGCGTCCTCCGCTGCTTGACGGTCCTGACCGGCCTCGACCCGGCGCGAAGCCGGCCTGACCGGCCTCGTGCCTGGCGAACGTAGCGTGATCGGGACCGGTCACGGAGCGCGGATCACCCGGTCGGCGCAGCAAAAAGCACGAATTGAGCAGGCATTCGGCGGTTAACCAGGAGGACTATTGGGTATTCGCTCTGGCGATGACGGCGGGTTCGGCGCCGAAGGAGTACCCCGATGCTCAGTCACCACGATCGCACCGAGCTGGAGAAGATCGAGCGGAACCTCGAGCTCAGTGATCCCGACCTAGCCACCGCCCTGCGCGACGGCAAGCGCCCGAAGTCGCGCGCGCTCCGCAGCGCCTTCCTGATCGCCGTCGACGTCGTCGCCGTGACCCTGCTGGTCCTCGGGCTGGTCCTGCCCGATCCCGGCGTCACGCTCTGCGGGATCCTCGCCCTGACCGGCACGGTCTGGACCCACGTGGCGCGGCACCGCATCTGAGGCAGACTGGGCCCGTGAAGTGGGTCCTGCACGTCGACCTCGACCAGTTCATCGCCGCGGTCGAGATCGCCCGCCGACCGGAGCTGCGCGGGAAGCCCGTGGTCGTCG of the Amycolatopsis sp. NBC_01488 genome contains:
- a CDS encoding DUF3040 domain-containing protein, translated to MLSHHDRTELEKIERNLELSDPDLATALRDGKRPKSRALRSAFLIAVDVVAVTLLVLGLVLPDPGVTLCGILALTGTVWTHVARHRI